A genomic window from Halorubrum trapanicum includes:
- a CDS encoding bacteriorhodopsin, which produces MTQTQIFEAIQSDTLLASSLWINIALAGLSILLFVYMGRNVEDPRAQLIFVATLMVPLVSISSYTGLVSGLTVSFLEMPAGHALAGQEVLTPWGRYLTWALSTPMILIALGLLAGSNTTKLFTAVVADIGMCVTGLAAALTTSSYLLRWVWYVISCAFFVVVLYILLAEWAEDAEVAGTADIFNTLKVLTVVLWLGYPIFWALGAEGLAVLDVAVTSWAYSGMDIVAKYLFAFLLLRWVVNNERTVADVASGLGSGSRGGAAPADD; this is translated from the coding sequence ATGACCCAGACCCAGATCTTCGAGGCGATTCAGAGCGACACCCTCCTCGCCTCGTCGCTCTGGATCAACATCGCGCTCGCCGGCCTCTCGATACTCCTGTTCGTCTATATGGGGCGAAACGTCGAGGACCCCCGCGCCCAGCTGATCTTCGTCGCCACGCTGATGGTACCGCTGGTGTCGATCTCCAGCTACACGGGGCTCGTCTCCGGGCTCACGGTGAGCTTCCTCGAGATGCCGGCCGGCCACGCGCTGGCCGGCCAAGAGGTACTCACCCCGTGGGGGCGGTACCTCACGTGGGCGCTGTCGACGCCGATGATCCTGATCGCGCTCGGGCTGCTGGCCGGGTCGAACACCACGAAGCTGTTCACCGCGGTCGTCGCCGACATCGGGATGTGCGTCACGGGGCTCGCGGCCGCGCTGACCACGTCCTCGTACCTGCTGCGCTGGGTCTGGTACGTCATCAGCTGCGCGTTCTTCGTCGTCGTCCTCTACATCCTGCTCGCCGAGTGGGCCGAGGACGCCGAGGTCGCCGGCACCGCGGACATCTTCAACACGCTGAAGGTGCTCACCGTGGTCCTGTGGCTCGGCTACCCGATCTTCTGGGCGCTCGGCGCCGAGGGGCTCGCCGTGCTCGACGTCGCGGTCACCTCGTGGGCGTACAGCGGGATGGACATCGTCGCGAAGTACCTCTTCGCGTTCCTCCTGCTGCGCTGGGTCGTCAACAACGAGCGGACGGTCGCCGACGTGGCGTCCGGGCTCGGCTCGGGCTCCCGCGGCGGCGCGGCGCCCGCCGACGACTGA